Part of the Nicotiana sylvestris chromosome 2, ASM39365v2, whole genome shotgun sequence genome, TTATTCTGAAGCTTCTTGGATGATATTTATGTGTGGGTCTTCTAGCCACTCTGTTTTTCCATGTTGCTCAGGGTATGTTTTCTTGTGCCATCTGTTAGTTCTGAGGCATTTATGGTCCCAAAAAGTTACGGCAAGGATATTTTTAGCACCAAAAGCAAACGGAGGGTATAATTGAGCTATTTCCGATGGTTCGATCCACAGATTCTCTGTTTTAAATTCGCATTTTAATCTTCTTTGATTGTATTCTTTGGATTTAGGTTACAGTAAATTTATCTtactaaaagtgaaaaaaaggaGAGGAGATGGATCCGGATTCAGTGAAATCAACTCTCTCTAATTTAGCATTTGGAAATGTAATGGCTGCTGCTGCTCGTGATTACCAGAAGGTATTTatacttttttttcttctgattttAATCTCTCTTATTTTATTAATTTGGTCAATTAAATGAACTTGATTAGAGTAAAGTTTGCGTTTTTATATGCAGAAATAAAGTAAAGTTTGGATATCTGTGTCCAAATTGAGCGGAAGTGTTATTAAGGTTCATATAGCAAATCTCTACTGGTTTGGGATTGAGGTGTGGTTTTTCTTGTTGtaaaatttggatttttatgtatTCATATAAGACAGGTGTAACTCTATGTATATAGATAAAATGAATTCTTAAAATTCTATACTAGAATTCTATCCAAATGTTTGTAATGGAGCTTTAAATAGTTTTAATGACCACGAAGCCACAATCTGCATGCACCATTTCTCCTTGAGACTTGGATAATTGCTTTTCAACAAATTAATCAAAGAGGGTGCATTTATCAAGAAAGAAAATTATAGAGGGTTCACCTACTGTCTTTTCAAAATCAGTAGAGTTTACATACTTTTTCCTACAACTAGTAAGGATTGGTATGAAACTCTTGGTAATTGTGGCATGTTAATGCGAAGTATACTTTTCTGGTCCCTCAAGCTTATCTAATGTATTAATTATATTAAAATGACACTTAGAAAGCGCAAAAACAGTATTTACATCAGTAGCCAAGCAACTCAGAGCTGTAAGCTGTGTCTCTATTGTGTGGCTAGATTAATGCTGCCTCCTCCGGTCTCAGGATAAAGATGTACCTCTATGGGAAATACTGAGAATTATTTACTATGTTTATCTGTTTATTTCAATATCTACACTCCAATTACTAACCATTTAAGACCACTATTTTGTTAAGAAGCTAAGATGGTTTGTGAATCATGTATAGATATGATGAGTAATGTTGGATGAAAATTTAGTTATACTCCAGTAGCTTAAGAAAAGACCAGTCAGTTACGGGGGTTTTCAACATTTCAAGGGAGTTTGATCTTTGATATTACTTGCTGTTCCTTTGGATGAACTTAATATTTGAGATTTTTAGTTAGATCATTGTAATATACCTCAAAACATCCAGCAGTTTTAGTTAGCAGGTATTAACTACTTATCATTTGAATCCAACTTCACCCTTTAGGAAGTGCTGGCTCAAGAGAAGGCACAAGCATCATCTTCTGTTAATCAAGACATAGATCTTGATGAACTGATGGATGTAAGTTTGCTATCCATCACTGTTTCTCCTTCTAGGCACATAATATAATTTGTATGTCTTGTTTATTTGCTCACTGTGCTTTTAACAGGACCCTGAGCTGGAAAAATTGCACGCAGATAGGATTGCGGCTCTCAAGGTCTGTTGTTTTGTCTTGCCTGCAGGTCAACACAGTTAGTTATATCTGGAGTGCCTGATCGTTAAACAATTGTTTTGTCTGGACTCTCTTCTACAGAAAGAAGCAGAGAAGCGACAAGCTTTAAAAAGGCAAGGGCATGGAGAATATAGAGAGATTAGTGAAGGAGATTTTTTGGGTGAAGTTACTGGTAGTGAGAAAGTGATTTGTCACTTCTACCATCGGGAGTTCTATCGCTGCAAGTAAGGACTTACTTCATGTTTCACAATTTACTGCCCTCCCCACATAAAAGAAAAAGACATAAGAGGAGGGTTCTTTCTGGAACCTGGATACCTGTTTCTGTTATTGTATGCTGCCTCTTGTGTTTGAGATAGAGAGGAAGGTGGGGAGT contains:
- the LOC104236334 gene encoding thioredoxin domain-containing protein PLP3B-like, whose amino-acid sequence is MDPDSVKSTLSNLAFGNVMAAAARDYQKEVLAQEKAQASSSVNQDIDLDELMDDPELEKLHADRIAALKKEAEKRQALKRQGHGEYREISEGDFLGEVTGSEKVICHFYHREFYRCKIMDKHLKSLAPRHIDTKFLKLDAENAPFFVTKLGIKTLPCVIFFRNGVASDRLVGFQDLVGKDDFSTRTLEGLLLKKGIIKENKEEEDDDSYGERNRTVRSSINPDSDSD